A single region of the Streptomyces sp. NBC_00425 genome encodes:
- a CDS encoding HAD family hydrolase has protein sequence MTPRRGRRLSLSAVLSALAALLIASLVGLWPPQDATAAGTDGKAVAAQLQHWPAPVAEKLGQVIEEHANQGAYAVFDADNTTYRYDLEESLLPYLEMKGKLKRSTMDRSLRLIPFKDTKNHQESLYSYYNRLCEIDDQVCYPWVAQIFSGFTLKQLKGYVDDLLAYGKPIPAEYYVGDQLTKTQVQPPQFYRGMQELYHALRDNGIEVYVVSAASEELVRDVLSDPKHGYGAKPQNVIGVSMLLKDPVTGNLTTARKEIAEGRYDPRELANDKLTPTLWAPLTWFQGKPAAINTYIDQWRKPILVAGDTPVSDGPMLFQSTDVEHGGTRIWVNRKDKYLTQIQDMQKANAARQEELGQQVTADKNWLVVKPDEIR, from the coding sequence ATGACACCACGCAGGGGAAGACGGCTCAGTCTGTCGGCGGTACTGAGCGCGCTCGCAGCGCTGCTGATCGCGAGCCTCGTCGGGCTGTGGCCGCCCCAGGATGCGACGGCGGCGGGCACGGACGGGAAGGCCGTGGCGGCCCAGCTGCAGCACTGGCCCGCTCCGGTCGCCGAAAAGCTCGGCCAGGTCATCGAAGAGCACGCCAACCAGGGTGCGTACGCGGTCTTCGACGCCGACAACACCACTTACCGGTACGACCTCGAGGAGTCGCTGCTCCCCTACTTGGAGATGAAGGGGAAGCTCAAGCGCTCGACGATGGACCGGTCCCTGAGGCTCATCCCCTTCAAGGACACGAAGAACCATCAGGAGAGTCTCTACAGCTACTACAACCGGCTCTGCGAGATCGACGACCAGGTCTGCTACCCCTGGGTCGCCCAGATCTTCTCCGGATTCACGCTGAAGCAGCTCAAGGGGTACGTCGACGACCTGCTCGCATACGGCAAGCCCATCCCGGCCGAGTACTACGTCGGTGACCAGCTGACGAAGACCCAGGTGCAGCCACCGCAGTTCTACCGGGGCATGCAGGAGCTGTACCACGCCCTGCGGGACAACGGCATCGAGGTCTACGTCGTCAGCGCCGCCAGTGAAGAGTTGGTCCGGGACGTGCTGTCCGACCCCAAACACGGCTACGGCGCCAAGCCGCAGAACGTCATCGGCGTCTCCATGCTGCTCAAGGACCCGGTCACCGGGAATCTCACCACCGCCCGCAAGGAGATCGCCGAGGGCCGCTACGACCCGCGCGAGCTCGCGAACGACAAGTTGACCCCGACCCTGTGGGCCCCGCTGACCTGGTTCCAGGGCAAGCCCGCCGCCATAAACACGTATATCGACCAGTGGCGCAAGCCGATTCTGGTCGCGGGCGACACCCCGGTCAGCGACGGCCCCATGCTCTTCCAGTCCACCGACGTGGAACACGGCGGGACCCGGATCTGGGTCAACCGCAAGGACAAGTACCTTACGCAGATCCAGGACATGCAGAAGGCGAACGCGGCCCGGCAGGAGGAGCTCGGCCAGCAGGTCACAGCCGACAAGAACTGGCTCGTGGTCAAGCCGGATGAGATCCGCTGA